A window of Zingiber officinale cultivar Zhangliang chromosome 5A, Zo_v1.1, whole genome shotgun sequence contains these coding sequences:
- the LOC121981679 gene encoding oxidation resistance protein 1-like → MGYLPSLGSKAVHLVSGITSAYLSPISDEPADHSEENLEAKSLDDADLQGGSKSPNVPDTTSFTAFMISLLSSSNSSNHPPEDLQEHHAEEEERISKSVPNENSGRKGILARGKKKLGKVIHKAAKMSGFRHNSVPEVDCNILKESELKRHELSPVKVTKNDATLFDLPEMSEPSLLLSHNTRAALYFSLPTLVKGRNWLLLYSTWRHGISLSTLYRRSTICPGYSLLVVGDQKGAVFGGLVEAPLQPTSRRKYQGTNISFVFSDVSGTPVIFRPTGTNHYFTLCSSEFLALGGGGHFALYLDGDLLNGSSSSSETFGNSCLAHTEDFEVKEVELWAFVYASKYDEIVDLCRTEKPGICRW, encoded by the exons GAAGAGAATTTGGAGGCAAAGAGCCTGGATGATGCAGACTTACAAGGAGGTTCTAAATCTCCAAATGTTCCAGACACCACCTCTTTCACTGCATTTATGATCTCTCTTTTGTCATCGTCAAACTCAAGTAATCATCCTCCTGAAGACCTACAGGAGCATCATgctgaagaagaagagagaatttCAAAGTCTGTACCTAATGAAAATAGTGGAAGAAAAGGCATACTTGCAAGAGGGAAGAAAAAACTTGGGAAAGTTATTCACAAGGCAGCTAAAATGAGTGGATTTAGACATAACTCGGTGCCTGAAGTTGATTGTAACATTCTAAAAGAATCGGAGTTGAAGAGACATGAATTGAGTCCAgttaaagtcacaaagaatgatGCAACTCTATTTGACCTACCAGAGATGTCTGAACCCTCATTACTTCTCTCACACAATACGCGTGCTGCTCTGTACTTTTCACTGCCAACATTAGTTAAAGGGCGGAACTGGCTCCTGCTTTATAG CACTTGGAGACATGGTATATCTCTATCAACTCTTTACAGAAGAAGTACAATTTGCCCTGGTTACTCACTCTTG GTCGTTGGGGATCAGAAGGGTGCTGTTTTTGGTGGCTTAGTTGAAGCACCATTGCAACCAACCAGTAGGAGAAAGTATCAG GGAACAAACATCAGCTTTGTTTTCTCTGATGTATCTGGAACTCCTGTTATCTTTCGGCCTACAG GTACAAATCACTACTTCACTTTGTGCTCATCTGAATTCTTAGCATTGGGAGGGGGCGGTCACTTTGCATTGTATTTGGATGGAGATCT GTTGAACGGATCAAGTTCTTCTTCAGAAACTTTTGGAAACTCGTGTCTTGCACACACTGAAGATTTTGAAGTGAAGGAGGTCGAG TTGTGGGCTTTTGTCTATGCTTCCAAATACGATGAGATCGTGGATTTGTGTCGAACAGAGAAGCCTGGAATTTGCAGATGGTGA